From a region of the Neobacillus niacini genome:
- a CDS encoding ABC transporter permease translates to MKKPHTLFLSGFSYLILVFLYLPLLVLFIYSFNSSRINAVWSGWTLEWYLSLFQNRQIIDAFFNSLIIALGTSIFAVMFGCLLALAFYRYSYRYHKSWMTLIHLPIVLPDIIMGLSLLLLFNYLSIPTGKLTILIAHITFSIPFVYVLVSSRLQEMDRDLEDAAQDLGATPWQSFFHISLPLLYPSIFSSLLLVFSLSLDDFVISFFVSGPGSTTLPVYIYGMVKRGITPEVNALASLLMIITVILSLIALKIGKVRGQKIF, encoded by the coding sequence ATGAAAAAGCCGCATACACTCTTTCTGTCTGGTTTCTCATATCTCATCTTGGTGTTTTTATACCTGCCGCTATTAGTTCTATTTATCTATTCTTTTAATTCTTCAAGAATTAACGCCGTCTGGTCAGGCTGGACATTGGAATGGTATCTTTCACTCTTTCAAAATAGACAAATTATCGATGCCTTTTTCAACAGTTTAATCATTGCCTTAGGAACATCCATTTTTGCTGTCATGTTTGGATGCTTGCTGGCACTTGCCTTTTACCGGTACTCGTACCGCTATCACAAAAGCTGGATGACGTTAATTCATCTTCCGATTGTTCTCCCTGATATTATCATGGGGCTTTCGCTCTTGCTCCTTTTTAACTATTTATCGATTCCAACTGGCAAACTGACAATCCTTATTGCTCACATCACGTTCAGTATTCCTTTTGTGTATGTCCTGGTTTCTTCGAGGCTGCAGGAAATGGACCGGGATTTGGAGGATGCTGCCCAGGATCTAGGAGCTACACCATGGCAATCATTTTTCCACATTAGCTTACCTTTACTCTATCCAAGCATTTTTTCCAGTTTACTGCTCGTCTTTTCGCTTTCATTGGATGACTTTGTGATCAGTTTTTTCGTATCAGGACCTGGCTCTACCACTTTACCTGTTTATATTTATGGCATGGTCAAAAGAGGAATCACTCCTGAGGTAAATGCATTGGCATCTTTACTGATGATCATTACTGTTATTCTCTCACTTATCGCTTTAAAAATAGGAAAAGTCAGAGGGCAGAAAATTTTTTGA
- a CDS encoding spermidine/putrescine ABC transporter substrate-binding protein, producing the protein MKRGKRFYWYLFLLGATIILLSGCGKEEKVLNIYSWADNFDPEVIKDFEGKFDVKVNYDVYSSNEEMLAKLQTGSSQYDLIQPSDYMVDTMIKLNLLEELNKDNIPNLKNVVSNFQTPPFDPGSAHSIVYTWGVTGIAYNKKYVTDEIDSWDDLWNNEYKDRLVLLNDSREVYGMALKKNGFSNSTTNLDELNTAHNDLKELLSNLLAFDTDTIKQKFIAEEAWIGTVWSGDAAFIYEDNPDIEFVVPKEGATIWADTMAIPKGAQHKDLAEKFINYLLEPEVSVKNYESIGYSNPNEKAYPLHSEEYRSNKMIFLEQEDLDRTEWLIDVGERLKDYDRLWTELKSGID; encoded by the coding sequence GTGAAACGAGGAAAAAGGTTTTACTGGTATCTGTTTTTGCTTGGTGCTACGATCATCCTTCTATCCGGGTGCGGGAAGGAAGAAAAAGTCCTCAATATTTACAGCTGGGCTGATAACTTTGACCCAGAGGTGATTAAAGACTTTGAGGGAAAATTTGATGTCAAAGTGAACTATGATGTATATTCCAGTAACGAAGAAATGCTGGCAAAGCTGCAAACGGGCAGTAGTCAATACGATTTAATTCAGCCCTCTGATTATATGGTGGACACCATGATTAAACTGAATCTACTGGAAGAACTAAATAAAGATAATATCCCAAACTTAAAAAACGTTGTCTCCAACTTTCAAACACCTCCGTTTGATCCCGGAAGTGCACACTCGATTGTTTACACCTGGGGCGTTACGGGAATTGCCTATAATAAAAAGTATGTGACGGATGAGATTGATAGCTGGGATGATTTATGGAATAACGAATACAAAGACCGTCTCGTCCTGCTGAATGATTCCCGCGAGGTGTACGGAATGGCGCTCAAGAAAAACGGATTCTCTAACAGTACGACGAACCTTGATGAACTAAACACTGCACATAATGATTTGAAAGAGCTACTTTCAAACCTGCTCGCCTTTGATACAGATACCATCAAACAGAAATTCATTGCCGAGGAAGCCTGGATAGGTACCGTTTGGTCCGGCGACGCTGCCTTTATCTACGAGGACAATCCAGATATCGAATTTGTCGTTCCGAAAGAAGGGGCAACGATTTGGGCCGATACCATGGCGATCCCAAAAGGAGCACAACACAAAGACCTGGCTGAGAAATTTATTAATTATCTGCTTGAACCTGAAGTGAGCGTCAAAAACTATGAGTCTATTGGCTACAGTAACCCGAATGAAAAAGCCTACCCTCTTCACAGTGAGGAATATCGTTCCAATAAAATGATTTTCCTTGAGCAAGAGGATTTGGATCGGACGGAGTGGTTAATTGATGTTGGGGAAAGATTAAAGGATTATGATCGGCTTTGGACGGAATTGAAGAGTGGAATTGATTAG
- a CDS encoding gamma-glutamyl-gamma-aminobutyrate hydrolase family protein: MKPIIGVTAPIIQGKITLNQDNINSILMSGGIPYILPYTKDQSTIESVIGHIDGLLLSGGVDIDPTLFGEEPIPGLGEIMPERDELETLLIQNALKVNLPILAICRGIQMLNVAAGGNMFQDIYSQKSDLLQHSQRAPQTHLSHFVTTKEESLLRTITGLDKFKVNSFHHQAVKDPAPGFIISDISSDSVVEAIESIEHKFVLGVQWHPEFLTPFDQVSNRIFTSFIKASKVL; encoded by the coding sequence ATGAAACCAATCATTGGTGTTACCGCTCCTATTATTCAAGGGAAAATTACACTCAATCAAGATAATATCAATTCCATTCTTATGTCCGGAGGAATTCCCTATATACTCCCATATACCAAGGACCAATCAACCATTGAATCGGTAATTGGGCATATTGATGGGCTATTATTAAGTGGCGGAGTGGATATTGATCCTACCCTTTTTGGTGAAGAACCAATTCCTGGTCTTGGGGAGATTATGCCTGAAAGAGATGAATTGGAAACACTACTTATTCAAAATGCCCTAAAGGTAAACCTGCCAATCTTAGCCATTTGCCGTGGGATACAAATGCTCAATGTTGCAGCCGGTGGGAATATGTTCCAAGATATTTACAGTCAAAAGAGTGATCTTTTACAGCACTCCCAAAGAGCACCTCAAACACATTTGTCCCATTTTGTCACAACCAAAGAAGAGTCACTACTTCGAACCATTACGGGACTGGATAAATTTAAAGTGAACAGTTTCCACCATCAAGCGGTTAAAGACCCTGCTCCTGGCTTTATAATTAGTGATATATCTAGTGATAGTGTGGTGGAGGCGATTGAAAGTATTGAGCACAAATTTGTACTTGGCGTTCAATGGCACCCTGAATTTCTTACCCCTTTTGATCAAGT